The following proteins are co-located in the Sphingobium sp. Z007 genome:
- a CDS encoding efflux RND transporter permease subunit yields the protein MIARILGLSVRARWAVVFITFLVVMFGAWQITLLPIDAVPDVTNRQVQINSFVPTLGPVDMEKQVTFPVETALAGIPGLQTTRSLTRNGFSQVTAVFRDSTDIYFARQQVTERVAQAKDSLPAGVQPQLAPLTTGLGEIFMFSVAFDHPDGKGVKVVDGQPGWQSDGSYLTPEGEKLTTVVAKAAYLRTVQDWIIRPQMRTVQGVAGVDSNGGYVKQYVVEPNLTALASYGVSVTDLADALERSNLSAGSNYVRRAGESFLVRADARLRSVADIEEAVIATRAGVPVRVKDVGQVVIGGAVRTGSGSVGGSEAVISTILMLTGENSRIVANRVADKLVEINKTLPPDVVASQAYNRSKLVNATIATVEKNLVEGALLVIVVLFLLLGNIRAALITAAVIPITMLMTAAGMNELGVSGNLMSLGALDFGLIVDGAVIIVENALRRLAERQHKEGRLLTRLERLTETTHAAQEMVRPTVYGQAIIFLVFIPLLTFQGVEGKTFAPMAITLMLALASAFILSITFVPAMVALLVTGKVSETEVRSIRWFKEKYQPALTRAVARPMPFILGGVGVFAAAVLLFGTLGQEFMPQLDEKDITVTNFRIPSASIDQSTAMQLQIENALKTLPEVALVFSKNGNADLGTDPMPPNASDTYVIPKPEKEWPAEVKSKEDILRRIEERMKPLIGNRTEIQQPIQMRFNELIAGVRSDVAVKLYGDDLDAMSEAAGRIATALRTIPGAADVQAEQTSGAPTFDIKVDRRAAGRYGLSVEEVASTVAAALGGREAGLLFEGDRRFAVVVRLPDAQRDDIDTLGSIPVMLPSNDAGNARSIPLSEVARFTYTEGLNQISRENGKRMVVIQANVRGRDLGGFVTEAQAKIADVKLPAGTFTEWGGQFESLQSASERLAIVVPLCFVLIFALLYMALGGAWPALVVFTAVPMALAGGVFALALRGIPFSITASVGFIALSGVAVLNGLVMMSAIRKRLDDGEGIDGAIIGGAMERVRPVLMTALVASLGFIPMALATGTGAEVQRPLATVVIGGLITSTALTLLVLPAISALMFRILAKRKTIKEPPSKVVEA from the coding sequence ATGATCGCGCGGATTTTAGGGCTCTCGGTCAGAGCGCGATGGGCCGTTGTGTTCATCACCTTCCTCGTCGTCATGTTCGGTGCCTGGCAGATCACCCTGCTGCCGATCGACGCGGTCCCGGACGTCACCAACCGCCAGGTCCAGATCAACAGCTTCGTGCCGACCCTCGGACCGGTCGACATGGAGAAGCAGGTCACCTTTCCCGTCGAGACAGCGCTTGCCGGTATTCCCGGTCTGCAGACGACCCGCTCACTCACGCGTAACGGGTTCAGCCAGGTCACCGCGGTCTTCAGGGACAGCACCGACATCTATTTTGCTCGGCAGCAGGTTACCGAACGGGTCGCTCAGGCCAAGGACAGTCTGCCTGCCGGCGTTCAACCCCAACTCGCGCCGCTCACGACGGGTCTGGGCGAGATTTTCATGTTCAGCGTCGCGTTCGACCATCCCGACGGCAAGGGCGTTAAGGTGGTCGACGGTCAGCCCGGCTGGCAGTCCGATGGTTCCTATCTGACGCCCGAAGGCGAGAAACTGACCACGGTGGTTGCCAAGGCCGCTTATCTGCGAACGGTCCAGGATTGGATCATCAGGCCGCAGATGCGCACCGTGCAGGGTGTTGCCGGTGTCGATTCCAACGGCGGCTATGTGAAGCAATATGTCGTCGAGCCCAATCTGACCGCGCTTGCATCCTATGGCGTCTCGGTCACTGACCTCGCCGACGCGCTCGAACGATCGAACCTGTCGGCGGGCTCCAACTATGTCCGCCGTGCCGGCGAATCCTTTCTCGTTCGCGCCGACGCGCGGCTGCGCTCGGTCGCCGACATAGAAGAGGCGGTGATCGCCACGCGTGCCGGCGTCCCGGTGCGCGTGAAGGACGTCGGCCAGGTCGTCATCGGGGGCGCGGTGCGGACCGGATCTGGCAGCGTCGGCGGGTCAGAAGCAGTCATCTCGACTATCCTGATGCTCACTGGCGAGAACAGCCGCATCGTTGCCAATCGCGTCGCCGACAAGCTGGTCGAAATCAACAAGACGTTGCCGCCGGACGTTGTTGCAAGCCAAGCCTATAACCGCTCCAAGCTGGTCAATGCGACCATCGCCACGGTCGAGAAGAATCTGGTCGAAGGCGCACTGCTGGTCATCGTCGTGCTGTTCCTGCTGCTCGGCAACATCCGCGCCGCGCTTATCACGGCGGCGGTGATTCCGATCACCATGTTGATGACCGCGGCGGGCATGAATGAGCTGGGTGTCTCCGGCAATCTGATGAGTCTCGGCGCGCTGGATTTCGGCCTGATCGTCGATGGCGCGGTCATCATCGTCGAAAACGCGCTCCGGCGCCTCGCCGAGCGGCAGCACAAGGAAGGAAGACTCCTAACCCGACTCGAACGCCTCACCGAAACCACTCACGCCGCGCAGGAGATGGTCCGGCCAACCGTCTATGGCCAGGCGATCATCTTCCTCGTGTTCATACCTTTGCTCACCTTCCAGGGCGTGGAGGGCAAGACTTTCGCACCGATGGCGATCACGCTGATGCTGGCGCTGGCCAGCGCGTTCATCCTGTCGATCACGTTCGTGCCGGCGATGGTCGCGTTGCTGGTGACTGGCAAGGTCAGCGAGACCGAGGTCAGATCGATCCGCTGGTTCAAGGAGAAATATCAACCGGCGCTCACCCGCGCCGTGGCGCGGCCAATGCCGTTCATCCTCGGCGGCGTAGGCGTGTTTGCGGCAGCGGTGCTGCTGTTCGGCACGCTTGGACAGGAGTTCATGCCGCAGCTCGACGAGAAGGACATCACGGTCACCAATTTCCGTATTCCGTCCGCCTCAATCGACCAGTCGACCGCGATGCAGCTCCAGATCGAAAATGCACTCAAGACGTTGCCCGAGGTGGCATTGGTCTTTTCCAAGAACGGCAATGCCGATCTTGGCACCGATCCGATGCCGCCTAATGCGTCCGATACCTATGTCATCCCCAAGCCTGAAAAGGAGTGGCCCGCCGAGGTCAAATCCAAGGAGGATATCCTTCGGCGGATCGAGGAACGGATGAAGCCGCTGATCGGCAACCGCACCGAGATCCAGCAACCGATCCAGATGCGGTTCAACGAGCTGATCGCGGGCGTTCGCTCCGACGTGGCGGTCAAGCTCTATGGCGACGATCTCGATGCCATGAGCGAAGCGGCGGGCCGGATTGCAACCGCACTTCGGACAATCCCGGGCGCGGCGGACGTGCAGGCGGAACAGACATCTGGCGCGCCGACCTTCGACATCAAGGTCGATCGCCGGGCGGCGGGCCGTTACGGCCTGTCGGTCGAGGAGGTCGCCAGTACGGTCGCGGCCGCCCTGGGTGGACGCGAAGCGGGCTTGTTGTTCGAAGGCGATCGGCGCTTCGCTGTCGTGGTGCGTCTGCCCGACGCACAGCGCGACGATATCGACACCCTGGGCTCGATCCCGGTCATGCTACCATCCAACGATGCCGGGAACGCGCGTTCCATCCCGCTCAGCGAAGTCGCGCGTTTCACCTACACCGAGGGGCTCAACCAGATCAGCCGGGAGAACGGTAAGCGGATGGTCGTCATCCAGGCCAATGTGCGAGGCCGCGATCTCGGCGGATTCGTCACCGAAGCCCAGGCGAAGATCGCCGATGTGAAGCTGCCAGCCGGCACCTTCACCGAATGGGGCGGCCAGTTCGAGAGCCTTCAGTCCGCTTCCGAGCGGTTGGCGATCGTCGTGCCGCTTTGCTTCGTCCTGATCTTCGCGCTGCTCTACATGGCATTGGGCGGTGCCTGGCCGGCGCTGGTCGTGTTTACGGCCGTTCCCATGGCGCTGGCCGGAGGTGTGTTTGCTCTGGCCCTGCGCGGGATACCCTTCTCCATCACGGCGTCGGTCGGGTTCATCGCGCTTTCGGGCGTGGCGGTTCTCAACGGCCTTGTCATGATGAGCGCGATCCGCAAGCGGCTTGATGACGGCGAAGGGATCGACGGCGCGATCATTGGTGGCGCGATGGAACGTGTGCGGCCCGTGCTGATGACTGCCCTTGTAGCGAGCCTCGGCTTCATCCCGATGGCGCTCGCCACCGGTACCGGAGCGGAGGTGCAACGACCGCTTGCGACCGTGGTGATCGGGGGGCTCATCACATCGACGGCGCTGACGCTGCTCGTTCTTCCGGCAATCTCGGCGCTGATGTTCCGAATATTAGCGAAACGGAAGACTATCAAGGAGCCGCCGAGCAAGGTAGTGGAGGCGTGA
- a CDS encoding aspartyl protease family protein yields MKESLSINLVETGAEMETTRHTNRRTALICLGAGLIVTSVPIPLLAARTDRGQSWGGFATPPIWRSLEVGTGDTLIVPAKVSGLAIDAVLDSGSGASIISKPLAAKLGMTDLEPRRINGLSGKAPVGLVRNVAVMLGAYAPVLPFAVIADLGAISAAFGRPIDMLLGADVLAGGCVALDFATRRFAFERPASFVPGPEWTALPLGHGAKQELFVLASIAGLDPVPLMLDFGSSSALMLSSAYIEAHSVLVGKTVSTAALGGVEGVQIVKAFVADTVSLGALSSALVPALALDRWTSVSTVGNVGMPLLGQFDIVLDVSQGQLWLRSAPPRARLPMLKDRSGLGLAASTTDLTVVHVASGSPADRAGWAVGEHVVAVDGRPIDDSYTRGLLWQWRYGPAGSRVTLKLADGTTRILKLADYY; encoded by the coding sequence GTGAAGGAGTCCCTCTCGATAAATTTGGTGGAAACCGGGGCTGAAATGGAGACTACCCGGCACACTAACCGGCGGACGGCACTCATCTGTCTGGGCGCCGGGCTTATCGTAACGAGCGTTCCGATTCCGCTATTGGCGGCGCGGACCGATCGCGGTCAGTCGTGGGGCGGCTTCGCCACGCCTCCGATCTGGCGCTCCCTGGAAGTCGGAACCGGCGACACGCTGATCGTGCCGGCCAAGGTGTCCGGCCTAGCGATCGACGCGGTGCTCGACAGCGGAAGCGGCGCGTCTATCATCAGTAAGCCGCTCGCTGCAAAGCTCGGCATGACGGACCTGGAGCCGCGACGGATCAACGGCCTGAGCGGCAAGGCTCCGGTCGGTCTGGTCCGCAATGTCGCGGTGATGTTGGGCGCTTATGCTCCCGTCCTCCCATTCGCGGTGATCGCAGACTTGGGGGCGATCTCGGCTGCCTTTGGTCGGCCAATCGATATGCTGCTCGGGGCAGACGTGCTGGCTGGCGGCTGCGTGGCGCTCGATTTTGCGACGCGACGGTTCGCATTTGAAAGGCCGGCCAGCTTTGTGCCGGGGCCGGAATGGACTGCGCTCCCGCTCGGGCACGGTGCCAAACAGGAATTGTTTGTGCTCGCGTCCATCGCCGGACTGGACCCGGTGCCGCTGATGCTCGATTTCGGCAGTTCGTCGGCGTTGATGCTATCCTCCGCCTATATCGAGGCGCACTCCGTTCTCGTCGGCAAGACCGTCTCCACCGCCGCCCTTGGCGGGGTCGAGGGAGTGCAAATCGTCAAGGCCTTCGTTGCCGACACGGTGAGCCTGGGCGCGCTCTCGAGCGCCTTAGTTCCGGCGCTCGCCCTTGATCGGTGGACCTCGGTGAGCACGGTAGGGAATGTGGGGATGCCGTTGCTCGGACAATTCGATATCGTCCTGGACGTGTCTCAAGGGCAGTTGTGGTTGCGTTCCGCCCCTCCTCGGGCGCGCCTGCCGATGCTGAAGGATCGAAGCGGCCTCGGCCTCGCCGCCTCCACTACTGACCTAACTGTGGTGCATGTGGCATCCGGCAGCCCTGCGGATCGGGCGGGGTGGGCTGTCGGTGAGCACGTCGTAGCCGTGGACGGTCGTCCTATCGACGACTCCTATACGCGGGGATTGCTTTGGCAATGGCGCTACGGCCCCGCAGGAAGCCGGGTAACGCTTAAGCTCGCGGACGGAACGACGCGGATTCTAAAGCTTGCCGATTACTACTGA
- a CDS encoding copper-binding protein, producing MSGDVKGMSGMGGMDKRAPADKTGQGVGVITAIDTKANKLTIQHGPIPAVGWPTMTMAFKANPPTLFRGLRVGERIGFDVQTQGVAAEVTAVRPQ from the coding sequence ATGAGCGGAGATGTGAAAGGCATGTCCGGTATGGGGGGCATGGACAAAAGGGCGCCTGCCGACAAGACGGGGCAGGGTGTCGGTGTCATCACCGCGATCGATACCAAGGCGAACAAGCTCACGATCCAGCACGGACCGATTCCGGCGGTGGGCTGGCCCACAATGACCATGGCGTTCAAGGCTAATCCGCCGACGCTGTTTCGCGGCCTGCGGGTGGGCGAGCGGATCGGGTTCGACGTCCAGACCCAAGGCGTGGCCGCCGAGGTCACTGCCGTTCGGCCGCAATAG
- a CDS encoding GDCCVxC domain-containing (seleno)protein: MSERAPLLESTITCPQCGSVKAETMPTNACQYFYDCTGCGALLRPKAGDCCVFCSYGTVACPPIQLSGPDASCCA, encoded by the coding sequence ATGTCTGAGCGCGCACCCCTTCTCGAATCGACTATCACTTGCCCGCAATGCGGCTCGGTGAAGGCGGAAACGATGCCGACGAACGCCTGCCAATATTTCTACGATTGCACCGGCTGCGGTGCCTTGTTGCGCCCGAAGGCAGGAGATTGCTGCGTGTTCTGCTCCTATGGAACGGTAGCGTGCCCACCAATTCAACTTTCGGGTCCAGACGCGTCTTGCTGCGCCTGA
- a CDS encoding mercuric transporter MerT family protein encodes MISKPYAQRHLSSARGALLLAFGAMASAFGVASCCALPILLTTVGVSVGWLGGIAVAAAPYRTLLLGLSALCLVGGAIMLWRQQRVAMTCGPDGACTPPALRAVVFVGLTVGAILLWLGYSYV; translated from the coding sequence ATGATATCCAAACCATATGCCCAGCGCCACCTTTCCAGCGCACGTGGGGCGCTGTTACTCGCCTTCGGCGCAATGGCGTCGGCATTCGGCGTAGCCTCCTGCTGCGCCTTGCCGATTCTGCTGACCACCGTTGGCGTCAGTGTGGGGTGGCTGGGCGGCATCGCCGTTGCCGCAGCTCCCTATCGGACGCTTCTCTTGGGCTTGAGCGCGCTCTGCCTTGTCGGTGGTGCAATCATGCTCTGGCGGCAACAGCGCGTGGCGATGACCTGTGGACCAGACGGCGCCTGCACGCCGCCTGCCTTGCGTGCTGTGGTGTTCGTCGGCTTGACGGTCGGCGCGATCCTGCTCTGGCTTGGATATTCCTATGTCTGA
- a CDS encoding helix-turn-helix domain-containing protein has translation METIAIGELSRRTRCNIETIRYYERIGLLPMPARRGRYRSFGLADVARVHFVRRARKLGFTLDEIRALLGIATAEDMACGDAREIAASHLRQVRARITDLRRMERVLADTVRACDAGDQVGCPLITTLSATAQLGTI, from the coding sequence ATGGAAACCATCGCGATTGGAGAGCTGTCGCGGCGCACGCGCTGCAACATTGAGACGATCCGATATTATGAGCGTATCGGACTGCTGCCCATGCCGGCCCGCCGGGGCCGTTACCGCAGCTTTGGCCTCGCGGATGTTGCGCGGGTCCATTTCGTCCGACGTGCGCGCAAGCTGGGCTTTACGCTAGACGAAATTCGGGCGCTGCTCGGAATCGCCACCGCCGAAGATATGGCATGCGGCGACGCCCGCGAAATCGCGGCTTCGCACCTCCGGCAAGTGCGCGCGCGGATTACCGACTTGAGGCGTATGGAGCGCGTGCTTGCCGACACCGTTCGTGCCTGCGACGCCGGCGATCAGGTCGGATGCCCGTTGATCACGACATTGTCTGCTACCGCCCAATTGGGCACGATTTGA
- the uppP gene encoding undecaprenyl-diphosphatase UppP — MAGQCTTGIDTGFVTLGYAKVAILGVVQGITELLPISSTAHMRVVPAVLGWRDPGSAFSAAMQLAALAAVISYFWRDVRRLAVGSVSAISRREFADPDLRLATWIVLATIPIALAGALLSSSLNTCNSPLRALPVIGWACIVMAVLMALTEILARHRRSVENASLVDALLVGLAQVGALIPGVSRSGSTLTATLALGFKREEAARFSFLLGIPAIALAGLKELWELHKVHLDMHGWSILAVGLVVASISAFAAIWALMRVLERFSAWPFVIYRGVLGVLLVIATTNAWLV; from the coding sequence ATGGCCGGACAATGTACCACGGGCATCGACACGGGCTTCGTGACATTAGGCTATGCCAAGGTTGCCATATTGGGTGTGGTGCAGGGCATTACTGAACTTCTGCCGATTTCGTCGACAGCCCATATGCGCGTCGTACCTGCCGTGCTGGGGTGGCGAGATCCGGGCTCGGCCTTTTCGGCCGCAATGCAGCTCGCGGCTCTCGCCGCCGTTATCAGCTATTTCTGGAGGGATGTTCGCCGTCTTGCGGTCGGGTCAGTGTCGGCGATCAGCCGCCGCGAATTCGCCGATCCCGACCTTCGTCTGGCGACCTGGATCGTGCTGGCGACGATCCCTATCGCGCTGGCGGGCGCGCTCCTTTCGAGCAGCCTCAATACATGCAACTCGCCCCTTCGCGCATTGCCGGTGATTGGCTGGGCGTGTATCGTAATGGCGGTGCTGATGGCGCTCACCGAAATCCTGGCACGCCACCGCCGCAGCGTCGAGAATGCATCACTGGTGGACGCGCTGCTCGTCGGCCTGGCGCAGGTCGGCGCCCTCATCCCAGGCGTCTCACGCTCCGGATCGACTCTCACCGCTACGCTCGCACTCGGATTTAAGCGTGAAGAAGCTGCGCGCTTTTCATTCCTGTTGGGCATCCCGGCTATCGCTCTCGCCGGGCTGAAGGAATTGTGGGAGCTGCACAAAGTCCACCTCGACATGCACGGCTGGTCCATTCTGGCGGTCGGCCTTGTCGTCGCATCCATTTCGGCATTCGCGGCGATCTGGGCCCTAATGCGCGTCCTCGAGCGCTTCTCCGCCTGGCCTTTCGTCATCTATCGCGGAGTGCTTGGCGTTCTTCTGGTCATCGCGACCACCAACGCCTGGCTAGTCTGA
- a CDS encoding cation-translocating P-type ATPase, which translates to MFEQTEASAIASERRWRFKVHGLDCQNEVRLLREALIPLVGDERFLSFQPKHGLLDVDIESGIGVEVLIAAISATGMSAELETTGSFAEDEADVGGCSGCSGEPEPVELAFADRPNGSIFKIHGMDCGDEVAVLKREVGPVVGLENLSFDLINGRMSVAGSSAAAQLAGILKAVERTGMRAELWQEGGSSAGALAEQRRRRVQAGLTITSGAMVLVGFAIHARANGFAAVLHESLAREAHPPLLAMLAYSLAILSAVRYVAPKAILAARRLRPDMNLLMLVAVAGALGIGQWFEAATVAFFFALALALEAWSLGRARRAVAALMEIAPDSARIRDVTGVEKDVPVAEVAVGTHVIVPPGGKIPLDGRVVAGTSAVNQAPITGESVPVTVAQDAVVYAGTINGMGALEIVTTRPASDTTLARIVRMVGEAQSKRAPTEQWVERFARIYTPVVMALSLAVFLVPPLLLGGGWAAWFYQGLVLLVIACPCALVISTPVSIVAGLTGAARRGVLIKGGIHLETPARITAIAMDKTGTLTLGRPKVVELVPLGGRSEIELLAVATAIEARSEHPIARAILDAAAERGVDAVPAKSVTALPGQGVVGAIDGREVWVGSPGYLGERLGSPGDDELATQLQRIAGAGLTGIVVGEAQSVIGLIAIGDAVRPEARQIVAQLHKLGIAQVVMLTGDSRAPAQAIAHETGVNEVYAELLPEQKVEAIERLVAQHGLVAMVGDGVNDAPAMARASLGIAMGAIGSDAAIETADIALMQDDLSQLPWLIRHSRATLTVIRQNIGFSLAVKLVFGGLTLLGMASLWGAIAADVGASLLVVLNGLRLIDRDQRAR; encoded by the coding sequence ATGTTCGAGCAGACCGAAGCGAGCGCTATAGCGAGTGAGCGCCGGTGGCGCTTCAAGGTCCATGGACTCGACTGCCAGAATGAGGTTCGGCTTCTCAGGGAAGCGCTCATCCCCCTCGTTGGAGATGAGCGGTTTTTATCTTTCCAGCCGAAGCATGGTCTGCTCGACGTTGATATCGAGTCCGGCATCGGGGTGGAGGTGCTCATCGCGGCCATATCGGCCACCGGCATGTCGGCCGAATTGGAAACCACCGGGAGCTTCGCAGAGGATGAAGCGGATGTTGGCGGTTGCAGCGGCTGCTCCGGCGAACCGGAGCCGGTCGAACTGGCTTTCGCTGATCGTCCAAACGGCTCAATCTTCAAAATTCATGGCATGGACTGCGGTGATGAAGTCGCCGTCCTCAAACGCGAGGTCGGGCCGGTCGTCGGGTTGGAGAACCTGTCGTTCGATCTCATCAACGGCCGCATGTCGGTCGCAGGTTCTTCCGCCGCCGCGCAACTCGCTGGAATTTTGAAAGCAGTCGAGCGCACGGGCATGCGTGCCGAACTGTGGCAAGAAGGCGGGAGCAGCGCCGGTGCGCTAGCGGAGCAGCGTCGACGCCGCGTTCAGGCCGGGCTGACGATCACAAGCGGCGCTATGGTGCTGGTCGGTTTTGCGATCCATGCGCGCGCAAACGGTTTCGCTGCAGTGCTGCACGAGAGTCTGGCGCGTGAGGCCCATCCCCCGCTTCTGGCGATGCTCGCTTATTCCTTGGCGATCCTGTCGGCAGTTAGGTACGTCGCGCCCAAGGCGATCCTCGCGGCGCGTCGGCTCAGGCCGGACATGAACCTGCTCATGCTTGTCGCGGTGGCGGGCGCCCTCGGCATCGGCCAGTGGTTCGAAGCGGCGACCGTCGCATTTTTCTTCGCCCTTGCGCTGGCGCTTGAGGCATGGAGCCTTGGACGTGCCCGCCGTGCTGTCGCCGCGCTTATGGAAATCGCGCCGGATTCTGCCCGGATACGGGATGTTACAGGCGTCGAGAAGGACGTGCCCGTTGCCGAAGTTGCGGTCGGAACGCATGTCATCGTTCCACCGGGCGGAAAGATACCGCTCGACGGCCGGGTGGTTGCGGGGACGAGCGCGGTCAATCAGGCGCCAATTACGGGCGAAAGCGTACCCGTCACGGTCGCGCAGGACGCGGTGGTCTATGCCGGGACCATCAACGGCATGGGCGCGCTCGAGATCGTAACGACCCGGCCAGCCTCCGACACGACGCTCGCGCGCATCGTGCGCATGGTCGGTGAGGCCCAGAGCAAACGGGCTCCAACCGAGCAATGGGTGGAACGCTTCGCGCGCATATACACGCCGGTCGTGATGGCGCTTTCTCTGGCGGTTTTCCTTGTACCGCCGTTGCTGCTTGGGGGAGGTTGGGCCGCCTGGTTCTATCAAGGGCTGGTGTTGCTTGTCATCGCCTGCCCCTGCGCTCTGGTCATCTCGACCCCTGTCAGCATCGTCGCGGGATTGACCGGCGCGGCCAGGCGGGGCGTGCTGATCAAGGGGGGCATCCATCTCGAAACGCCTGCCCGCATCACGGCGATCGCGATGGACAAAACCGGCACGCTCACGCTTGGGCGTCCCAAGGTGGTCGAGCTTGTCCCGCTTGGCGGTCGGAGCGAGATTGAGCTGCTGGCGGTCGCGACCGCCATCGAAGCGCGAAGCGAGCACCCGATTGCCCGCGCGATTCTCGACGCCGCAGCGGAGCGCGGCGTCGACGCCGTCCCCGCGAAATCGGTGACAGCCTTGCCCGGGCAAGGGGTCGTTGGCGCGATCGATGGTCGCGAAGTTTGGGTCGGCTCCCCTGGTTATCTTGGTGAGCGGCTTGGGAGTCCCGGCGATGATGAGCTTGCCACCCAGTTGCAGCGAATTGCTGGGGCCGGACTGACCGGGATCGTTGTCGGCGAGGCCCAGTCAGTCATCGGATTGATTGCGATTGGTGATGCAGTTCGTCCCGAGGCCAGGCAGATCGTTGCGCAACTCCATAAGCTTGGCATCGCGCAGGTCGTCATGCTGACGGGAGATAGCCGCGCGCCCGCTCAGGCCATCGCGCATGAAACCGGCGTGAATGAGGTCTACGCCGAGCTGCTTCCCGAACAGAAGGTCGAGGCGATAGAAAGGCTGGTGGCACAGCATGGCCTCGTCGCCATGGTCGGTGACGGCGTCAACGACGCGCCGGCGATGGCGCGGGCGAGCCTCGGCATCGCGATGGGCGCGATTGGGAGCGACGCGGCGATCGAGACGGCGGATATCGCGCTGATGCAGGACGATCTTTCCCAGCTGCCGTGGCTCATTCGGCACTCACGAGCGACGCTCACCGTCATCCGGCAGAACATCGGCTTCTCGCTTGCCGTAAAGCTCGTCTTCGGGGGACTGACGCTGCTTGGGATGGCGTCGCTCTGGGGCGCGATAGCGGCGGATGTCGGTGCCTCGCTCCTGGTCGTGCTCAACGGGCTGCGTCTTATCGATCGCGACCAACGGGCTCGATAG
- a CDS encoding helix-turn-helix domain-containing protein, whose protein sequence is MSTEPLSIGSLAKATGTKVETIRYYESIGLLAAPARTKNNYRAYTPQHLARLSFIRRARALGFSIDQVQELLELADQKDISCKAVDAIAREHLAEIDRKLRDLNTLRFELSNVIVQCGHGTISECRIIETLAPDSAAFR, encoded by the coding sequence ATGTCCACGGAGCCGCTCAGCATCGGAAGTCTCGCAAAAGCCACCGGAACCAAAGTGGAGACGATCCGCTATTATGAGAGCATCGGCTTGTTGGCCGCGCCTGCCCGCACGAAGAACAATTATCGCGCCTACACCCCTCAACATCTCGCACGGCTAAGTTTCATTCGCAGGGCTCGCGCGCTGGGTTTCTCGATCGACCAGGTTCAGGAGTTGCTCGAGCTAGCCGACCAGAAGGATATTTCGTGCAAGGCGGTGGACGCGATCGCGCGCGAGCATCTCGCCGAAATTGACCGAAAGCTCCGCGACCTGAACACTTTGAGATTCGAACTGAGCAACGTGATTGTCCAGTGCGGACATGGCACCATTTCCGAGTGCCGGATCATCGAGACATTGGCACCGGATTCCGCCGCGTTCAGGTGA